A stretch of DNA from Orcinus orca chromosome 3, mOrcOrc1.1, whole genome shotgun sequence:
CTGAAGAACCGTGACTTGTCCTATTGGAATCGTGCTCTTGCAGCACGTCTCTGTTACTGTTCCTAGTCCGGGAGGCTTGCTGTAAGGGACAAAGaaatggtgctttgtgaccacctagaggggtgggatagggagggtgggagggagggagacgcaagagggaagagatatgggaacatatgtgtatgtataactgattcactttgttataaagcagaaactaacacaccattgtaaagcaattatactccaataaagatgtaaaaaagaaaaagaaatggagagggaGAAGTTGACATATATGCTCATTCAGTTTTCTCTATTCCGTATGCACTCTTTGAAAGAACATGGATATGTATTTCTCTGTGTAAATGGGGAAGGGTGGATTCAGCAAGCTGTGAGTCAGCCAGACAATTCTGGAAGGACTGTATCAGACCAGGAAGGTTTATTAACCCAACTGGTCACAACTAACAGCCAGGTGGAAAAAGCACTGGCGTTCCTGCCGGGAGATGGATGTGCCAGCCGTCCTCACGGGGCATCTGACTCTGCCGGTTCTGTTCAGACTCAAGGGAGATAAAGTATCTAGGTGACTCTCCTAACTAGAATGAGCTGCCAATAAGGCAtgataaaggaaatgataaactAAAGTGGGGCATTCTGTGACCAAGACTTGAAGGACACAGGGATAGAAAGAGGAGGCTTCGGGGGGAGTTGGAGGTgatgaaggggaggagagagggagacaggagcAAGCATCCACACTGAGTCATTATCTTGGCCTGGCTACAGCTGGTTGCTAGCTCCCCAAAGGCGAGGGCGTTCAAGTGAGAATCTCATGAAAGGCGGTTCTGCAACCCTGACCCCGTGCTCCTACTAGGAAAGACTGCTGTCCAGGTGGTTTCTTTGAGAACGGAGTGACCAGTGTCAGTCTGCCCAGAACTTTCCTGCCTTTTGCACTGAAAGTCCCGCACTGCTTGGTCGCCCTGGGGTCCTGGGAAATTCGATGCAGGCTGGTGGGTAGGACTTTGCAGGCAGTGGTGCTCTCTTGGACACAGTATTACTATCCAGGGCAGGTCAAAGGAGGAGCAATGGAAGCAAATCTGAAAAGCATGGTTCACATAGGAAATTtacttttctgtcattttaatttggGTTCTAGGATCCCTTGATTCagagaaagaagcacaaaacTGTTACTACTGAGGTTCTAGATAACGCTCAGGTATCAGGAGGCCAACAAACCTGGTTCAGGGGACAGAAATAAAGAGATTAGAAATATGAGGTACAGGGGCTGACAGTAGAGGCCTGGCTATGGAGTACGTTTCTTTTACCTTCCACCTCTACCATGGCAAGAAGCTGGCTGTTCATTTAACTTTACCATAGTTCCTATTGGAAGAAGCCCTCACTATATGAAAATAACCATGGGAGAGGCAACTaaattacatagaaaaaaaattccactgaTTTCAATTCAAAATATGTGTACACATAGCAAAAACCCCTGGAGGAAATGTATAAGGAGGTTAAAATAATGCCATGGAACGTGTTAGCTACCTGTCCTTTTGcaggaattagaaaataaaacaattatattacGTTCTATTGAAAAGGCTTTCCAACACATGGGCTGAGTACCTGTTGATGTTAATCCATCAGGACACAGAGCTGAAGAGGTAAAAGAATCTGGAGGGTTGTCAGTAAGAAGCTGTGCAGGtccgtggtgacctaaatgggaaggaaatccaaaaaagaggggatctatgtacacgtatagctgattcactttgctgtacagcagaaactaacacaacattgtaaagcaactatactccaataaaaaataataataaaaaaagtagCTGTGCACGTAACAGTGGGGCAGGACATAGAGAATGAGATGATTTACGTTTGAAGCTACCTCAGCGGCTTCAAATTCTTCACTGAGACATTTCATCATTTTTCCTTAAAAGGAGAGTTCATGGTCAAGTAAGTTTGGGAAACTGTTTCCCTTTGCTCCCTCTTCAGCAGGTACTTTAGCAGGTCGAACTGCTTAACTTTGTTTAGGTATAGTATTTCCCACAGTTATAGAACCaagtaatcttattttattttcaattgagAAACAATTATTATCATCCTAGGGAAATAGTGAACCACAGAACATACTTCAGAAAAACTGCTTCAGAGAGTTTGTTCCTGAGAATACTCCCAGTGACATTCTTTTCAAGGTCAATGGCATCTTCAGTTGGAATATGTGGCCTTTCCGAAAAGAAGCATTGTCTTAATTAACTGGAGCACTGCATGATTGTATCTTTGTGAATCTTCTCTTTGAAACGACATCTAAGATCCAAAATATAAAACGAGACCAGTCTTTTGGAAATGCTGTAAACAAGACAAGAGTTAAAAAGGCAAATATGAAAACTAAAGTGGCCATTTGAAGATCAGAatgatatttcaattaaaatcatTCAAAACAGGTGTTGAAATTCTTGCTAAAATTTGGATGGAATTAAACGTAAAAATTAATGAGTAAGGGCCCATTGGGAAAAGATTGCTGTTTACTTGAGAAAATGGCTGAactagaaaaaatacaaacatagtTCGTACCCAAACACTACCCTTTCAATTGCAAACCTGTTGAAAGTGCAAAACAtaggaaaattataaatattttataactagaggACATTTTAGCTGAGCAGCCTAAACATAGGCTTTTAGGCTAGAAGCAATATACTTTCGTTTTAATATGATATAAATAGGTCATCCATCTTTACCGGAGAACATTATTTTGCACTGAGTCAAAAAAAAGGGAGGCTTTATTCAGATGTGAGGAAACAACAGGCATTCAttaagaatatttagaaaaagggtgtggggggaggaataaattaggagtatggaattaacagatacacacgattatatataaaatagataagcaacaaggatttactgtggagcacagggaactatattcagtatcttgtaataaccggtaatggaaaataatctgaaaaaaatataacggaatcactttgctgtatacctgaaactaaaacaatattgtaaatcaactatacttcaatttaaaaaaaagaaaaagggggcttccctggtggtgcagtggttgagagtccgcctgccggtgcggaggacgtgggttcgtgccccggtccgggaggatgccacgtgccgcggagcggctgggcccgtgagccatggccgctgagcctgtgcgtccggagcctgtgctccgcaacgggagagaccacaacagtgagaggcccgcgtaccgcaaaaaaaaaaaaaagaagaggctcgGTCCCTGCATCGCGGCGAGGCGGAGTCCAGAGGGCGGAGTCCAGAGGGAGGAGTAGGTGTGCGAGCCCCGCCCCTGGCGCCTCGCGGATGTCTGTGGTGGCGCCTTTACCACGCGCACTGTAGGTGGTGGTTTCTTTCAAACCCTCAGAGGTTTTCGCAGTTCTCGGGTGGGAGAAAACCACAAACTGGGAGGGAGTTTGACAGATCTTAAAGCCAGGGCTCCGCAGTTGGGAGGTAGCTTTGCAGTCTGGGGAGTTCAGTTTTCCATGACTGACCGCAGTGTGGTTCAAGTCAGAGGGAAAGAAGATCCCTGAAATTCCATCACAAGTGGTGCCTGAAAAGGAGCCATTCTGGCATCAAGAAACGGACCAGTGGTTATGGTTGGGTCAGCCGTGATGGCTGGCGTTTTCCGAGCTCTAATTGAAGGAGCTGGTATCTTGTTGGCAGGACTTGCCTTCGCACAATTCCCCAACAGTCCTCCGTTTGCTGAAGACTTCTCCCAGTTGCCTTCAACCCAGTTACCATACTCACCTTTCAGAGACTATGGACGAAACCAATAGGACTTCTTTCCCAGGATTTCTTTAATGGAGTGAGCTGTAGTTCAAGGAAGGATTTCAGAAAATCAAGTTACAGTCTGTTTTTAAAGCCATAGGTGGGACAACTATGGCCAAATAGGCTATGAAGAGACATTTGGCTCCTTTTTCTATTTAAAGGAAGATGGTGGGAGGGGGGTTCTTAAaagataatacatttatttattcatacttGGCTTGCATTTGTGATCCAAATAGATGTCTAAAATCTTTAAAAggaaatacagtaagtccttagAAGATGAAGGACCAAACGCCAAACGGCAATGAAGCACAACCATCATTTCCTTGGGGACTTCTCCGCCTGGTTTTGTTGTTAGTCAAACAATATAAAACACCTGGAGATTGctctttatttaaaaggaaaagagaagaggtttGGATGAGACAGATGACCCTTGAGGCACGTCTCTGGTGAGTCTGTGGCTCTGACTCCCCCAAGTAAGGTATGGTCACTTTAAGGGGCTTGTGCATCCATCCCAAGAAGTACATTTAAATGATACACATTTTTTGTGACATAACTGGCAGTCCTGTATGAGAATATTTGTGGGTTTGTGGGCTTTTCTAGGCCTTACTTTTGTCTCTAGGACAATGGTTCTTAAACTTGAGccggcatcagaatcacctggaacgGTGTTAGAATAGAGACAGCTGGGCCCCAGCC
This window harbors:
- the LOC101281120 gene encoding LOW QUALITY PROTEIN: mitochondrial import inner membrane translocase subunit Tim17-A-like (The sequence of the model RefSeq protein was modified relative to this genomic sequence to represent the inferred CDS: substituted 2 bases at 2 genomic stop codons) → MYDHVTDQAVKTVESHPNIQLEFTFYHLPRQYVSVDGPGMLPHLVEGVGMALPLSRPQFLQGSFPCQTGCETSEQAEFCDRFTLVEQRSEHRCRSWTQGSIRKKDCCPGGFFENGVTSVSLPRTFLPFALKVPHCLVALGSWEIRCRLVCEPRPWRLADVCGGAFTTRTVGGGFFQTLRGFRSSRVGENHKLGGSLTDLKARAPQLGGSFAVWGVQFSMTDRSVVQVRGKEDPXNSITSGAXKGAILASRNGPVVMVGSAVMAGVFRALIEGAGILLAGLAFAQFPNSPPFAEDFSQLPSTQLPYSPFRDYGRNQ